The Dreissena polymorpha isolate Duluth1 chromosome 10, UMN_Dpol_1.0, whole genome shotgun sequence genome includes a region encoding these proteins:
- the LOC127847906 gene encoding uncharacterized protein LOC127847906, with protein sequence MLAKKLRRNLKPFIVGFCTCAFLFNVKFLIRNAEPLSWQADEKVACDKTANSEGTISGLAVKVSDHAGAVGDHTGTVNDHAGAVGDRTGTVSDHAGTVSDHTGTVSDHTGTVSDRIRKVLIHGNGSYNLYPDLRNKDSFSQYGQDEYLNNLFGSKRNGFFVEIGAYDGQFMSNTLLLEMKNNWTGLLIEAIPHLFSFIPSVNRNCYAINCCLGYTNTSLTFTIAGMISSADAVMTAQHRNRINSERNNNDKTFNKTVTVQCYSLLDVLNVIGTKKVDYFSLDVEGAELYILESIDWNQIDIDVFTIETDHHRDKIMSFMKDHGYKWLTHLHGDDIFSKHTG encoded by the coding sequence ATGCTTGCAAAAAAGTTGCGCAGAAACTTGAAGCCGTTTATTGTGGGATTCTGTACTTGTGCATTTCTTTTTAACGTCAAATTCCTAATACGGAATGCGGAACCACTCAGCTGGCAGGCAGATGAAAAGGTAGCTTGTGACAAAACAGCAAACTCCGAGGGGACAATAAGCGGTCTTGCAGTGAAAGTGAGCGATCACGCAGGGGCAGTGGGCGACCACACAGGGACAGTTAACGATCACGCAGGGGCAGTGGGCGATCGCACAGGGACAGTTAGCGATCACGCAGGGACAGTTAGCGATCACACAGGGACAGTTAGCGATCACACAGGGACAGTTAGCGATCGCATTCGGAAGGTACTGATTCATGGAAACGGCAGTTACAATTTGTACCCAGATCTTCGTAACAAGGATTCTTTTTCGCAGTATGGACAAGACGAGTACCTAAACAATCTCTTTGGGTCTAAAAGAAATGGGTTTTTTGTTGAAATCGGAGCGTATGACGGACAGTTTATGTCAAACACATTACTCCTTGAAATGAAGAACAACTGGACGGGACTTTTAATTGAAGCCATTCCACACTTATTTTCTTTCATACCTTCTGTGAACAGAAATTGTTATGCTATTAACTGTTGCCTAGGATATACGAATACGTCCTTGACATTTACGATCGCCGGAATGATTTCCAGTGCAGATGCAGTCATGACTGCACAGCACAGGAACAGAATAAACAGCGAAAGAAACAACAATGATAAAACGTTCAACAAAACCGTAACCGTTCAATGTTACAGCCTCTTGGATGTTTTGAACGTGATTGGCACTAAAAAGGTGGATTATTTCTCATTGGATGTTGAAGGCGCGGAATTGTACATCCTGGAGTCCATAGACTGGAACCAAATTGACATTGATGTCTTCACCATAGAAACGGATCATCACAGAGACAAAATAATGTCGTTCATGAAAGATCACGGATATAAATGGCTTACACACTTGCATGGAGATGACATTTTTAGTAaacacacaggctag